Below is a window of Malania oleifera isolate guangnan ecotype guangnan chromosome 1, ASM2987363v1, whole genome shotgun sequence DNA.
GTAAGAAGATATGTGCCAACTTATCTAGAGTTTTTTCTTggattgtcttttttttttttttaaatatattaaataatacccatTTCTGGGAAATATTTCCTATAATGACTcagacgtaatctcgctactcggAGTAGCGAGATTAGCCACGTGTTGACATTAAGAAAATCTTGCTACTTTGAGTACCGAAATTTGGTTGCCACGCATCTTTGCGAGAATGAGTCTgacatttaaatctcgctacttagagTAGTAAGATTTTCTTAAATCTCGCTACTAGGAGTAGCGAGATTTTTTATGCACCAGGttttcattattaattaaatttttttctgaATTATTTGAGTGAAGAatcaattattaatttaaattttcacttgtaatttacattttgtaatttagttaaaaatgtttttttataaaaaaaaattaaaataatagtcatacactataaatatacactaattatatttaattaaatagggaaatctttatatattttattgagtaggaaatatttaaatattaacatgTTCCATTTGTTGCCGCTATCTCTAGCACAAAGAGAGCcgatgatccatcaatttatcatactGTTCCTTTTGATGGAGTTaagattttaatttccgcatttctGGCATTTCGTATTTTATGTTTGTTCCTTTATTATCCTTTCTCTCTCTCCGTTTCTATTCCATCATTTTCCCTATAAATTCTAACGTCATTTTTATTTTGCTGATATGGGTGTTTCGATTTTCTTCTGTTAATGGTTAatcgttttttttttaaattactaaGAAAATTTGAATGATGAAAAGTAGAGAATAAAATGTTGATCATGAGGATAACTAAAAGATTGAGATATGCCTCCATTAATTTGGATTGTTAAAGGATTGGGATCATGGGTGCCTCCATTATTTTGTCTCTCCATGTGTCAACTAATATATTACTCATTAGTcattactataattaattttgttCCTTGGGAGTAGTCAGGTTGTGGGATGACCGTCTATATGGCTTATAGGATGAACAACTTGGCTAACCAGGTAAAGACTCTGACCTCTAAAGAAGATGAGACATGCGAGGATGATAAATTGAAGCAAACTTCAAAGAAAAAAGTGTACAATGGTAGCAATAAGAACAATACTGTTGCTATGGAAAAAGGACATCTTGGGTATGTTAAGGTTAACATGGATGGATTGTCAATAGGGAGAAAAGTGGATCTAAATGCTTCTTCTATATATGCGACTTTAGCCCAAGCACGGGAGGACATGTTCGCTAATCCAACCACAGGCATCACTTCCATTCGTGAGTGTAatctttcttttttatattttttatcagtgatgtataatttacttatttttctataaattcgATCTTAAACGTTTTGATGTGAAACTATTGTTAAATCATTGTTGCACCTCAATCTAACGACTAACTTTTAGAACCAAGTGGTTTAAGATGACATAAATATTTTGATAATCAAGGTCAAATTAGTAGGACTAGGACAATAATGAGTTGCATAGATAATTCCTTTCtagttttaaaatgtaattatgatTGTGTAACTAGGTTCGAGTGGAGAGAGTGAGCAATCAAGAAATGCCACCAAGCTTTTAAATGGATCATCCGAATTTGTGCTCACTTATGAAGATAAGGAGGGGGACTTGATGCTCGTACGAGATGTTCCTTGGGAGTATGCACCTTTCATTTCGTCTTAAATGATTATACTAGTGCAATATATTTATACTTATGTACATATGTTTTTGTGAATGAGtctttgtgtgtatatatgcacATATTTATGACTGATGTTTGTATATGTACTACTAAGCCCTAAATGGCATCCCATCACATGAcaagactagccttgtggaagaGTAGTTGGTCTATTTCAAGCAACATTTTAAGGTGTAGGAGCAGTAGCTCCACTACTAGTAATGTAATATTAAACATTTTGGACCATGCTTCTAAGGCTTGTTTCATTCAAGTTTCTAGGTACTTTGGACAGGCAGAGGCCTATGTCATTGGAAAAGACAATATTGTCTTTGGAAATTTAGATGGTAAACATATATTTGTTGGTTTGTGTATAGGATGTTTCTTAACACAGTGAAGAGGCTTAGAATCATGAAGACATCGGAAGCTAATGGAATTGGTACCtaagattattaattatgaaggcatcgaagtttggaaatgcctagatGATACGGAATTATATGTTAACTAATTTACTTAACAcagttataaaaataaaaaaaatgtcaaacaaatagaggaaaacactttaatacctataaacAAGAATAAAGAATATATTTACAATTGTACTAATTACTCTACAATTACGTTTATGACTCATGGAATGAAACTGTGGTCAAAGTTAGTGGAACTACATTAAGGTTAGAAGctaaggtttcaaaaaatcaatttagttttatactTAGGAGTGCTATTACAAAAGTAATATATCTTCTAAGAAGATTGAGCATATAAAAATTCAATTTACCAGTTTCGTACACATTCAACTTATcaacatactaaaaatatttcGACAAAATCCTCTTAAAAAATcaagcatatccatccacgcacctgtgcaaaaataacatttttcaaatacaattgatacaagtatgttcacaatgttacattcacaagtttcgtatacattcaacctatcaaaatactataataatttcggcagagtcttgTTTACAGATttagcatatccatccacgcacctgtgcaaaaaAAACCATTCTTCAAATataattgataccagtatgttcacaacgttacattcacaagtttcgtatacattcaacctatcaaaatactataataatttcgacagagtcctgtttacaaattgagcatatccatccatgcacctgtgtaaaaataacatttttcaaatacaattgataccagtatgttcacaacgttacattcacaagtttcgtatacattcaacctatcaaaatactataataatttcgGCAGaatcctgtttacaaattgagcatatccatctaCGCACCGGTGCAAAAataacattcttcaaatacaattgatgcCAGTATGTTCATAATGTTACATTCACAAGTTTCGTATACATTcgacctatcaaaatactataataatttaGGTAGAGTCCtctttacaaattgagcatatccatccacgcacctgtgcaagaataacattcttcaaatacaattgatactagtatgttcacaacgttacattcacaagtttcgtatacattcaacctatcaaaatactacaataatttcggcagagtcctgtttacagattgagcatatccatccacgtacctgtgcaaagaaaatattcttcaaatacaattgatactagtatgttcacaacgttacattcacaagttttgtatacattcaacctatcaaaatactataataatttcgGTAGAGtcttgtttacaaattgagcatatccatccacgcacctgtgcaaagaaaacattcttcaaatacaattgataccagtatgttcacaacgttacattcacacaTTTCGtacacattcaacctatcaaaatactataataatttcggcagagtcctgtttacaaattgagcatatccatccacgcacctgtgcaaagaaaacatttttcaaatgaACAAATTAACATGCTTGACACTTTACATATGGGTCCTCTATACATTTAGAATTAAGAACAAATACATTgtgtacaaatgaagtaatgaacaaatacatgatatacaaatgaagtaatgaataaatacattatgtacaaataaagtaatgaacaaatacatgatgtacaaatgaagtaatgaataaatacattacgtacaaatgaagtaatgaacaaatacattatgtacaaatgaagttctGACCATATATATGATGTACAAATGAAtatacatgatgtacaaatgaaagagTGAACATATACATGTTGTAGAAGTGAAATAATACGACGATCATCGCCTACTCGGTGCCGCAGGGAGGTCATCTCCAGTGTCGGGGTGGCTGTCGTCTGCGTCTGCCCTCACCAGGCTGCTCGTCCGTATCTGGCGTCCTGTCATGTCGATGTGCTGCATGTCCGTCGTCTTCGCCCATAGGTACTGGATAATCTATCTCCATGTGAAGCGGACAgggagctattattattattattattattattattatatgcatgcatttatatgtatttatgtaaatgtttatatatatgcatatatattatatgtaaataGTAATATGTATAAGTGTCtgttatatatatcatataaataCATACAAAAAAATTTCAGCCactctaaacaaaaaaaaatacatgttTTTGGCAGtatcataaaaaagaaaattcaaatacaaaaatacaAATACTAACCTTAAAGAAAAGTGCTTCTAAACGAAACTTTTAGCACTCTAAACTTAATCAACTCCGATTATCAAACAAGCTTTCgatcaaacaaaattaatttcaaaatttatgaacCAAACATTGAGAATGTGTCTTACTCCATCTCGAGTTTATATACGCACGCCCTCAACGATTTGAACCCCACTTGTTGTAACGGTCACCTGCGCAAACGTTCGACCTGTCCTTCAACAGTAACCTATAGCTTTTCTCCTCCCCGTCTTTCTGCAAACAGGTATTGCTCTGTTCGCCCATGTAAGGAGGAAAAACGACAAAGTTTAGGCTGAAGCAAATCTTACTgggaagcaaatctcgctggttcatCCAGTGAGATTTGCCATGCGTCGATAGCCGAGTGAATGGATAtttcaaatcctaaataaatctcgctacttgattTGTCATGTATCGACACGAGCCATTCTCTTaaaagtaaatctcgctactcggaTTAACGAGATTACGTCATAGTCATTTTAGGAAATATTTTTCGGGAAAAAACTGTACTTATCTATCTCTTTAACCCGCAATGGGAGCAAACTGGAAAGAACTGTTAGGGTATTCTCTGCTATTCATGTTGTCATCTATAAATAAAGCCTAAACATTTGGTAAATGGTACAAAGGTCGAGCTCGCTGTTTTTCTCAGTGCGCATGTGCGGGTGCTGCGAGCTGTTCGCTCGTTGAATGTTTCGGCCTTTTTATGGTGGAAATTGCATCTTCCCGACGAAACATCGTCTGCCCGCTTCACTGATAGCCATCCCGTTTCGTCTTCGTATATCGACTTCTGTCATGTCTTACCGTCCCAATTACCAAGGGGGCCGCCGGGGCGGCGGTGGAGGCGGACGCCGGGGCGGCGGAGGCGGCGGTGGCGGCAGAGGACGCGG
It encodes the following:
- the LOC131148342 gene encoding auxin-responsive protein IAA13-like — encoded protein: MAYRMNNLANQVKTLTSKEDETCEDDKLKQTSKKKVYNGSNKNNTVAMEKGHLGYVKVNMDGLSIGRKVDLNASSIYATLAQAREDMFANPTTGITSIRECSSGESEQSRNATKLLNGSSEFVLTYEDKEGDLMLVRDVPWEYAPFISS